The following is a genomic window from Chryseobacterium sp. StRB126.
AATGGATTTTGATCTTAGCAAATTCAAATTGGTAGATGCACAGACTATTTTCCATAAAAAAGAACCTAGAAATTTAGGAGCAGCTTATCAGTTTTACTGCGGAAAAACATTAGAAAACGCACACTCTGCAGAAGCTGATGTAATGGCAACCTTCGAAGTTCTGGACGCTCAGGTAGGAAAATATGATGATATTCCGAATGAAATTGCCCAATTAAGCGAATTCACCTTCCATAATAAGAATGCTGATCTTGCCGGATTTATCGGATATAATGATAAGCAGGAAGAAGTATTCAACTTCGGAAAGTATAAAGGACAAGGTGTAAAAGCTGTTTTCCAGAAGGACCTTGGGTATTTCGGATGGCTTCAGAATGCTGATTTTCCGTTGTATACAAAAAAAGTATTTACTAAAATCCAATTGTCAAGCAAATTTTAAATATGTCTGATCTGGTTCGCTTTAAATTTTATGAAACAGCCCTTGAAGCTAACAGGGACAAACAGATTCTGGCTGAAAACGGAATTAATAGTTTCATTGCGAATGAACAGCTTATTCAGTCGGATTGGTTGCTTTCTCAAGCTGTAGGCGGCATTCAGCTTCAGGTTTTTGAAGAAGATCAGGAAAAAGCAACTCAGATTCTTCAGGATTATAAAGACAATGAACAGTATTCGCTAGAAGTAGAACATACTATTGAAAATCCGGAATTTGATTTTATTTGTCCAAAATGCAGTTCCAATCATATCTACAGAGATGACAGGGCTACCAGTTTTTTTGGTATTTCATTTCTGACGAGCCATAAGTTTGTGTGCTATTATTGTGGCAATGAATTTACCCACGAATAAATACAACAAAATATTTACATCAATAAAAAGACGGCTTCGTTTCTCGCAATGACGAAGTAAAAAATAAAAAAGAATTATGAAAATCATCTGCATAGGAAGAAATTACAGCGAACACGCTAAAGAATTAGGAAACGAAATTCCGGAGAACCCTGTTATTTTCATGAAGCCGGATACTGCGGTTTTAAAAGGGAATGATTTTTATATTCCTGAATTCTCCAATGACATCCACTATGAGCTGGAAGTGGTGATAAAAGTATCTAAAGGCGGAAAATACATTCAGAAGGAAACCGCTCACAAGCATTACGAAGAATTGAGTTTAGGAATAGATTTTACGGCCAGAGACCTTCAGAGTGAATTAAAGTCAAAAGGCCTGCCGTGGGAACTTGCTAAAGGATTTGATGGATCTGCAGTAGTAGGAAGTTTCTTCAAAAAAGAGAACTTTGACCTTAGGAATCTTTCTTTCTCTCTTCTAAAGAACAAAGAGAAAGTTCAGGATGGCAACACGAAAGATATGTTATTTGATTTTGATGATATTATTGCTTTTGCCTCTCAATACTTCACTTTAAGAGTAGGAGACCTTATTTACACAGGTACACCAAAAGGAGTTGGAAAAGTAGAGGAAAACGATATTCTGGAAGCTTACCTTGGGGAAGAAAAAATGATTGACATCCGAATATTATAAGTATTTAACATAAAAGTTTGGTAATTTTTTTATATCTTTAGGTAACAAAATGAAAGGTTATGATCAATATTGTATTACCCGTAGATTTTGGGGACAAAACAGACCAGCTGGTGGAAGGTGCCATAAAATTTGCAAAACAACTTAATGGTAAAATTTACCTAATCCATGTTGCACCATCAGATATCGGATTTGCGATTGGTGATATGGGATTTCAATATTTCCCGGAAGTGGAAGCCAATGAAATCAGGGAAGAATTGGTTCAGCTTAATAAAATTGAGCAAAGGATCATTGCCCATGATATCGATTGTGAACATCTTCTAAAACAAGGACTAGCAAAAGATATTATCCTTGAATATGCCAAGGAAAAAAATGCTGCTTATATTGTAATGGGATCACACGGAAGAAGCGGAATTTATGATGTATTTGTAGGAAGTCTTACCAAAGGACTTACAAAGAGTTCGAATATCCCGGTTTTGGTACTTCCTATCCACGACTAAGTAAAAGAAAATTTTAATCGTTAGTAATAAAAAAACCGATCAAATAAATTATTTGATCGGTTTTTTACTATATAACCAATTAATTAACCTTCTTTTTTGTAGATGTTCGGATCGTAGTAAGGGTGCTTACCTTCCGTTGGAGAATAATAGTCTTTATCTTTGTCACCACCTAGTGTTACAACTAGCACGTAGCACCAATAAGTGAATAATACACAGCAAACTATAAATAGAATCCAGTTTAAAACATTTCCGAAAGTATCAAAGAATGCGAAACTCGATTTGAAAACTTTGCTTAAGAATAGAAAGAAAGACGTCATTATTTTCCTTTTTTAAATTAACTTTGTACAAATTTATAAAAAATGTTTAAATTACTTTCAAAAGAAAGCAATATTTTTTCAATTCCTGTTTATATTGGTTGTCTTCTTTTAGTAGTCGTAATATTTAACATACTGAATTTCAATACTTATGAAGCAATTATTGCCGGAATTACATTTTTGGGAATTGCTTTGGGATATTTTTGTTTTCATAGTATTGCCCTTAATTATCAGACCCATCTCCCATTATTTTTATATACGTTCTTTATTTTTGGACTATATCCTGGTAATTTAGATATAGGAATTGCGGTTTCACTATTAACCAACTCCTTCCTAATCTTACTCTTAACGAGTGCCGATGAAGATATCAGGAAAAAATCCTATGTATTGGTAGGTGCCATCGTAGCATTGAATTTCATTTTCCTTCCTACGACCTGGCCCATGGCTGTTTTTGTAATCATTCATGTGATTGCTACTTCAGCCAAAGTGGGCTTAAATCTTTTCAGATTCCTTTTAGGAATGATTCTGATTGTGTTCAGTTATTTCTCTGTGATGTATTTTGTGCAATTCACTTCATGGAATATTGATTACTTCCCGTTTGGAAAGATGAAACCGGTGACAGATTATACGGAATTATTTCCTTTAATCCCTGTGGCATTAATGCTTATTTATGCCGTATATGACCATTTTCAAAATTATAATAAGAAAAGCCCGATAAGCAGATACAAATATACTTTTCTGCTGGTGTTTTCCCTGGCTCAGCTTGTTACCATCATTCTTTACATGAATAAAAACTATGAATACTTATTGCTTCTGGCATTTCCGTCAAGTATTATTCTGAGCAGAATGATGAGATTCTTACCCAAATATTGGATGAAGGAGGCTGGCTTATGGCTTATTATTTTAAGTTTACTT
Proteins encoded in this region:
- a CDS encoding putative signal transducing protein, which gives rise to MSDLVRFKFYETALEANRDKQILAENGINSFIANEQLIQSDWLLSQAVGGIQLQVFEEDQEKATQILQDYKDNEQYSLEVEHTIENPEFDFICPKCSSNHIYRDDRATSFFGISFLTSHKFVCYYCGNEFTHE
- a CDS encoding DUF6427 family protein, yielding MFKLLSKESNIFSIPVYIGCLLLVVVIFNILNFNTYEAIIAGITFLGIALGYFCFHSIALNYQTHLPLFLYTFFIFGLYPGNLDIGIAVSLLTNSFLILLLTSADEDIRKKSYVLVGAIVALNFIFLPTTWPMAVFVIIHVIATSAKVGLNLFRFLLGMILIVFSYFSVMYFVQFTSWNIDYFPFGKMKPVTDYTELFPLIPVALMLIYAVYDHFQNYNKKSPISRYKYTFLLVFSLAQLVTIILYMNKNYEYLLLLAFPSSIILSRMMRFLPKYWMKEAGLWLIILSLLTFKAGTYFDLF
- a CDS encoding 3'-5' exonuclease, whose protein sequence is MNLKLHKPLCIFDLETTGTNIGKDRIVEICILKVNPDASRESKTWKINPEMAIPKESSEIHGIYDEDVKDAPTFREIASKVMEMITGTDLGGFNSNRFDVPLLAEELLRVGMDFDLSKFKLVDAQTIFHKKEPRNLGAAYQFYCGKTLENAHSAEADVMATFEVLDAQVGKYDDIPNEIAQLSEFTFHNKNADLAGFIGYNDKQEEVFNFGKYKGQGVKAVFQKDLGYFGWLQNADFPLYTKKVFTKIQLSSKF
- a CDS encoding universal stress protein produces the protein MINIVLPVDFGDKTDQLVEGAIKFAKQLNGKIYLIHVAPSDIGFAIGDMGFQYFPEVEANEIREELVQLNKIEQRIIAHDIDCEHLLKQGLAKDIILEYAKEKNAAYIVMGSHGRSGIYDVFVGSLTKGLTKSSNIPVLVLPIHD
- a CDS encoding fumarylacetoacetate hydrolase family protein — protein: MKIICIGRNYSEHAKELGNEIPENPVIFMKPDTAVLKGNDFYIPEFSNDIHYELEVVIKVSKGGKYIQKETAHKHYEELSLGIDFTARDLQSELKSKGLPWELAKGFDGSAVVGSFFKKENFDLRNLSFSLLKNKEKVQDGNTKDMLFDFDDIIAFASQYFTLRVGDLIYTGTPKGVGKVEENDILEAYLGEEKMIDIRIL
- a CDS encoding DUF6341 family protein, with translation MTSFFLFLSKVFKSSFAFFDTFGNVLNWILFIVCCVLFTYWCYVLVVTLGGDKDKDYYSPTEGKHPYYDPNIYKKEG